In the Astatotilapia calliptera chromosome 5, fAstCal1.2, whole genome shotgun sequence genome, one interval contains:
- the chl1b gene encoding neural cell adhesion molecule L1-like protein isoform X4 — protein MRLLRSPRLATVLLVVICICAFHTTSAIDIPLEVLGHINIEQLPTITAQSPSTLIAFPFDESFPVICEAKGNPEPEFRWTKNDQEFDPFQDPRLMKEENSGTFVIPNNGNLTEYQGTYRCYASNKLGIAISKEIEFIVPNVPKFPKETLDPVVVEEGQPFTLKCDPPNGIPPLQIYWMTINLQHIEQDQRVSVGLNGDLYFSHAVEKDSGRDYCCFASFPRIRTIVQKTAMSVIVKTRKSDSSENANAILERKPSLLTPPGGKSEIQLVKGEDLNLECIAEGFPTPQVEWIKMGHKFPSKGRFENHGKLVIVPRAELEDSGKYMCKAKNPLGEVQHTFTVTVEEPPEWVFEPESQLSMIGSDVHIKCSASGIPQPTTTWRVNGGPLQESPARNRRVIGDTIVIHNAQVSDSAVYQCEASNRHGTILSNANIMIMNLQPMILTSEGEEYSVVERKGVTMHCKVFSSPPSTITWSKDDSPESVHGPRFTVHENGSLKIYNVERGDTGQYTCLAKNTEGSSAINAMLYVKDPTRIVVAPEDQRILIGTTAQLSCLAEYDKSFSNDFELLWEKDDMEIALNYTENSRYFVENGVFHIMNVSHSDQGVYTCVAKTPADQDVASALLMVLDVPDAPENLVLSDRKGRNVTLKWIPGDDHNSSTTEFIIEYEESHWEPSNWKELLRVPGNRNSAELKLNGNVDYCFRVSAVNAVGTGRPSEATERYKTPPEAPDRNPENIRIEGHLPHEMDIKWEPLLPIEHNGPGLEYKVSYRRQDVEEDWKENTVKRHSFVVKNTPTFVPYEIKIQAKNRQGFGPEPKLVTGYSGEDSFFWICPQEVTSVPSAAPDDVAVEVMNSSVVKVSWTRVHKDKLHGHLGGYRISWWRLRSLVDSKKSPGDKHTLAVPGDKNHATVPILTPFSEYSLIVMTFNGRGNGPGSHPVNFKTPEGVPEKNHDFRVTDVQRHTVSLAWEPPLEPNGILIGYLLKYHLINDTEEVGPLQTVDISRPETTTWILRDLEPLSKYKFYLCSCTTVGCGPDVSDECTTTLETSKSASPSPPSTPKSPVTKPTRSTIVPTLFNVSSAVSDSSANISWRSGGEHAEFYITYMNNREGHWKITEALNTSKTFHIIDGLEPETEYTVRLIPNSRVYNSSIFEDVITTGPTGLASIHGGISTKGWFIGLMCAIALLTLIVLIACFVNRNKGGKYSVKEKEDLHPDVESQGMNDDTFCEYSDNDEKPLKGSQHSLSREIKAVESGDSLVDYGDEDVQFNEDGSFIGEYAGRKEKRASAEIKATIQTPA, from the exons TTGAGCAGCTGCCCACCATCACAGCTCAGTCGCCCAGCACTCTCATCGCCTTTCCCTTTGACGAAAGCTTCCCCGTGATttgtgaagccaaagggaatcCCGAGCCAGA ATTCAGATGGACAAAGAATGACCAGGAATTCGACCCCTTTCAAGACCCCCGCCTGATGAAAGAAGAGAATTCTGGGACCTTTGTGATACCCAATAATGGGAACCTTACAGAGTACCAGGGAACCTATCGCTGTTACGCCTCAAACAAACTAGGCATCGCCATATCGAAGGAGATTGAGTTCATTGTGCCCA ATGTTCCTAAATTCCCTAAAGAGACACTCGATCCTGTCGTGGTAGAAGAAGGCCAGCCATTTACTTTAAAATGTGACCCACCTAACGGTATACCTCCACTGCAGATCTACTGGATGACTATTA ATCTCCAGCACATTGAGCAGGATCAGAGGGTGTCCGTGGGCCTGAACGGAGACCTTTACTTCTCCCACGCAGTGGAGAAGGACAGCGGGAGAGACTACTGCTGCTTCGCCTCCTTCCCCAGAATACGAACGATCGTTCAGAAGACCGCCATGTCTGTCATTGTCAAGACAA GAAAAAGTGACAGTTCTGAAAATG cTAATGCAATTCTGGAGAGAAAACCCTCTCTTCTGACGCCCCCTGGTGGCAAATCAGAGATACAGCTGGTCAAAGGAGAGGACCTGAACCTGGAGTGTATTGCTGAAGGATT TCCAACTCCACAGGTTGAATGGATTAAAATGGGCCACAAATTTCCTAGTAAAGGGAGATTTGAGAATCATGGAAAATTGGTGATTGTGCCAAGAGCTGAGCTGGAAGACAGTGGGAAGTACATGTGCAAGGCAAAGAATCCACTGGGAGAAGTTCAACATACCTTCACCGTGACAGTCGAAG AGCCTCCAGAGTGGGTGTTTGAGCCTGAGAGTCAGCTCAGTATGATCGGCTCAGACGTGCACATCAAGTGCTCTGCCAGTGGGATTCCTCAGCCGACGACTACATGGAGGGTGAACGGTGGACCTCTGCAGG AGTCCCCAGCACGAAACAGGAGGGTAATTGGTGACACCATAGTTATACATAATGCCCAAGTTTCTGACAGTGCTGTCTATCAGTGTGAGGCCTCCAATAGACACGGAACCATTCTGTCCAATGCAAACATCATGATCATGA ATTTGCAGCCCATGATTTTAACAAGTGAGGGGGAGGAATACTCTGTTGTGGAGAGGAAGGGAGTGACGATGCACTGCAAGGTCTTCAGCTCTCCTCCTTCTACAATCACTTG GAGCAAAGACGACTCCCCTGAATCTGTTCATGGACCCAGGTTTACTGTTCATGAAAACGGGTCACTGAAGATCTACAATGTGGAGAGGGGTGACACAGGACAGTACACGTGTTTGGCCAAAAACACAGAGGGATCATCTGCTATCAATGCCATGCTTTATGTAAAAG ATCCCACTCGAATAGTAGTGGCCCCGGAGGACCAGCGGATCCTAATAGGTACCACGGCCCAGCTCTCATGCCTGGCGGAGTACGACAAGTCTTTCAGCAATGACTTTGAGCTCCTGTGGGAAAAAGATGATATGGAGATAGCCCTCAACTACACTGAGAATTCAAG ATACTTTGTGGAGAACGGTGTTTTTCACATCATGAATGTGAGCCACAGCGACCAGGGTGTGTACACATGTGTGGCAAAAACTCCAGCGGACCAAGACGTGGCCTCAGCCCTCCTCATGGTGTTAG ATGTCCCCGATGCGCCGGAGAACTTGGTACTGTCTGACCGCAAGGGCAGAAATGTGACGCTGAAATGGATCCCCGGGGACGACCACAACAGCTCAACCACAG AGTTTATTATCGAGTACGAGGAGAGCCACTGGGAACCAAGCAACTGGAAGGAGCTACTCCGAGTACCTGGGAACCGCAACTCTGCTGAGCTCAAGCTCAACGGCAATGTCGACTATTGCTTCCGAGTGTCCGCCGTGAACGCTGTGGGAACCGGGCGTCCTAGCGAGGCCACAGAGAGATACAAAACTCCTCCAGAAG ccCCTGACAGGAACCCTGAAAATATCAGAATCGAAGGTCATTTGCCACATGAAATGGATATCAAATGGGAG CCCCTGTTACCAATTGAGCACAATGGTCCCGGCTTGGAGTACAAGGTGAGTTACAGACGACAAGATGTGGAAGAAGACTGGAAGGAGAACACAGTGAAGAGACACTCATTCGTGGTGAAGAACACCCCAACTTTTGTTCCCTACGAAATAAAGATCCAAGCCAAGAATCGTCAGGGCTTTGGACCTGAGCCCAAGTTAGTGACTGGCTATTCAGGAGAGGACT ctTTCTTTTGGATTTGTCCTCAGGAGGTCACCTCAG TTCCCTCTGCTGCACCTGATGATGTAGCTGTGGAGGTGATGAACAGCTCCGTGGTCAAGGTTAGCTGGACACGAGTACACAAGGACAAGTTACATGGACATCTGGGAGGCTACAGG ATAAGTTGGTGGCGTCTGCGCAGTCTGGTGGACTCAAAGAAAAGTCCCGGAGATAAACACACGCTGGCAGTCCCCGGGGATAAGAACCACGCCACGGTACCAATTCTGACGCCCTTCTCCGAGTACAGCCTCATCGTCATGACCTTCAACGGGCGGGGCAACGGCCCAGGCAGTCATCCCGTCAACTTCAAAACCCCAGAGGGAG TCCCAGAGAAAAATCATGATTTCAGGGTCACAGATGTACAGAGGCACACTGTCTCTTTGGCCTGGGAGCCGCCGTTGGAGCCTAATGGGATTCTCATTGGCTACCTCCTTAAGTACCATCTCA TCAATGACACAGAAGAAGTGGGACCACTGCAGACAGTAGATATTAGCAGACCTGAGACCACCACGTGGATCCTGCGTGACTTGGAGCCTTTGAGTAAATACAAGTTCTACCTGTGCTCCTGTACCACGGTGGGCTGCGGGCCTGACGTCAGCGACGAGTGCACCACCACCCTGGAAACAA gcAAGTCAGCTTCCCCCTCACCTCCAAGCACTCCAAAGTCCCCTGTGACCAAACCCACTCGTTCCACCATAG TCCCGACCCTGTTTAATGTTAGCTCTGCTGTTAGCGACAGCTCTGCAAATATCAGCTGGAGATCTGGAGGAGAGCATGCTGAGTTTTATATCACATATATGAACAACC GTGAGGGTCACTGGAAGATAACAGAGGCCTTAAACACCTCTAAGACTTTCCACATCATTGACGGCCTTGAACCTGAGACTGAGTACACTGTGCGCCTTATTCCTAACAGCCGGGTTTATAATTCTAGTATATTTGAAGATGTTATCACTACAGGTCCAACAG GTCTGGCCAGCATTCACGGAGGAATATCTACCAAGGGCTGGTTTATCGGGCTGATGTGCGCCATTGCTCTCCTCACACTCATTGTGTTGATCGCCTGCTTTGTCAACAGAAATAAAGGAGGGAAGTATTCCG taaaagaaaaagaagacctTCACCCAGACGTGGAGTCGCAGGGCATGAATGACGACACATTCTGTGAATACAG CGACAATGACGAGAAGCCACTGAAGGGCAGCCAACACTCGCTGAGCAGGGAGATCAAAGCAGTGGAAAGCGGGGACAGCCTGGTGGACTACGGCGATGAGGACGTGCAGTTCAACGAAGACGGCTCCTTTATCGGCGAGTACGCCGGGCGGAAGGAGAAGAGGGCGTCCGCTGAGATCAAAGCCACCATTCAGACCCCGGCATGA
- the chl1b gene encoding neural cell adhesion molecule L1-like protein isoform X2 → MRLLRSPRLATVLLVVICICAFHTTSAIDIPLEVEQLPTITAQSPSTLIAFPFDESFPVICEAKGNPEPEFRWTKNDQEFDPFQDPRLMKEENSGTFVIPNNGNLTEYQGTYRCYASNKLGIAISKEIEFIVPNVPKFPKETLDPVVVEEGQPFTLKCDPPNGIPPLQIYWMTINLQHIEQDQRVSVGLNGDLYFSHAVEKDSGRDYCCFASFPRIRTIVQKTAMSVIVKTRKSDSSENANAILERKPSLLTPPGGKSEIQLVKGEDLNLECIAEGFPTPQVEWIKMGHKFPSKGRFENHGKLVIVPRAELEDSGKYMCKAKNPLGEVQHTFTVTVEEPPEWVFEPESQLSMIGSDVHIKCSASGIPQPTTTWRVNGGPLQESPARNRRVIGDTIVIHNAQVSDSAVYQCEASNRHGTILSNANIMIMNLQPMILTSEGEEYSVVERKGVTMHCKVFSSPPSTITWSKDDSPESVHGPRFTVHENGSLKIYNVERGDTGQYTCLAKNTEGSSAINAMLYVKDPTRIVVAPEDQRILIGTTAQLSCLAEYDKSFSNDFELLWEKDDMEIALNYTENSRYFVENGVFHIMNVSHSDQGVYTCVAKTPADQDVASALLMVLDVPDAPENLVLSDRKGRNVTLKWIPGDDHNSSTTEFIIEYEESHWEPSNWKELLRVPGNRNSAELKLNGNVDYCFRVSAVNAVGTGRPSEATERYKTPPEAPDRNPENIRIEGHLPHEMDIKWEPLLPIEHNGPGLEYKVSYRRQDVEEDWKENTVKRHSFVVKNTPTFVPYEIKIQAKNRQGFGPEPKLVTGYSGEDSFFWICPQEVTSVPSAAPDDVAVEVMNSSVVKVSWTRVHKDKLHGHLGGYRISWWRLRSLVDSKKSPGDKHTLAVPGDKNHATVPILTPFSEYSLIVMTFNGRGNGPGSHPVNFKTPEGVPEKNHDFRVTDVQRHTVSLAWEPPLEPNGILIGYLLKYHLINDTEEVGPLQTVDISRPETTTWILRDLEPLSKYKFYLCSCTTVGCGPDVSDECTTTLETTSILAPAVGLSKSASPSPPSTPKSPVTKPTRSTIVPTLFNVSSAVSDSSANISWRSGGEHAEFYITYMNNREGHWKITEALNTSKTFHIIDGLEPETEYTVRLIPNSRVYNSSIFEDVITTGPTGLASIHGGISTKGWFIGLMCAIALLTLIVLIACFVNRNKGGKYSVKEKEDLHPDVESQGMNDDTFCEYSDNDEKPLKGSQHSLSREIKAVESGDSLVDYGDEDVQFNEDGSFIGEYAGRKEKRASAEIKATIQTPA, encoded by the exons TTGAGCAGCTGCCCACCATCACAGCTCAGTCGCCCAGCACTCTCATCGCCTTTCCCTTTGACGAAAGCTTCCCCGTGATttgtgaagccaaagggaatcCCGAGCCAGA ATTCAGATGGACAAAGAATGACCAGGAATTCGACCCCTTTCAAGACCCCCGCCTGATGAAAGAAGAGAATTCTGGGACCTTTGTGATACCCAATAATGGGAACCTTACAGAGTACCAGGGAACCTATCGCTGTTACGCCTCAAACAAACTAGGCATCGCCATATCGAAGGAGATTGAGTTCATTGTGCCCA ATGTTCCTAAATTCCCTAAAGAGACACTCGATCCTGTCGTGGTAGAAGAAGGCCAGCCATTTACTTTAAAATGTGACCCACCTAACGGTATACCTCCACTGCAGATCTACTGGATGACTATTA ATCTCCAGCACATTGAGCAGGATCAGAGGGTGTCCGTGGGCCTGAACGGAGACCTTTACTTCTCCCACGCAGTGGAGAAGGACAGCGGGAGAGACTACTGCTGCTTCGCCTCCTTCCCCAGAATACGAACGATCGTTCAGAAGACCGCCATGTCTGTCATTGTCAAGACAA GAAAAAGTGACAGTTCTGAAAATG cTAATGCAATTCTGGAGAGAAAACCCTCTCTTCTGACGCCCCCTGGTGGCAAATCAGAGATACAGCTGGTCAAAGGAGAGGACCTGAACCTGGAGTGTATTGCTGAAGGATT TCCAACTCCACAGGTTGAATGGATTAAAATGGGCCACAAATTTCCTAGTAAAGGGAGATTTGAGAATCATGGAAAATTGGTGATTGTGCCAAGAGCTGAGCTGGAAGACAGTGGGAAGTACATGTGCAAGGCAAAGAATCCACTGGGAGAAGTTCAACATACCTTCACCGTGACAGTCGAAG AGCCTCCAGAGTGGGTGTTTGAGCCTGAGAGTCAGCTCAGTATGATCGGCTCAGACGTGCACATCAAGTGCTCTGCCAGTGGGATTCCTCAGCCGACGACTACATGGAGGGTGAACGGTGGACCTCTGCAGG AGTCCCCAGCACGAAACAGGAGGGTAATTGGTGACACCATAGTTATACATAATGCCCAAGTTTCTGACAGTGCTGTCTATCAGTGTGAGGCCTCCAATAGACACGGAACCATTCTGTCCAATGCAAACATCATGATCATGA ATTTGCAGCCCATGATTTTAACAAGTGAGGGGGAGGAATACTCTGTTGTGGAGAGGAAGGGAGTGACGATGCACTGCAAGGTCTTCAGCTCTCCTCCTTCTACAATCACTTG GAGCAAAGACGACTCCCCTGAATCTGTTCATGGACCCAGGTTTACTGTTCATGAAAACGGGTCACTGAAGATCTACAATGTGGAGAGGGGTGACACAGGACAGTACACGTGTTTGGCCAAAAACACAGAGGGATCATCTGCTATCAATGCCATGCTTTATGTAAAAG ATCCCACTCGAATAGTAGTGGCCCCGGAGGACCAGCGGATCCTAATAGGTACCACGGCCCAGCTCTCATGCCTGGCGGAGTACGACAAGTCTTTCAGCAATGACTTTGAGCTCCTGTGGGAAAAAGATGATATGGAGATAGCCCTCAACTACACTGAGAATTCAAG ATACTTTGTGGAGAACGGTGTTTTTCACATCATGAATGTGAGCCACAGCGACCAGGGTGTGTACACATGTGTGGCAAAAACTCCAGCGGACCAAGACGTGGCCTCAGCCCTCCTCATGGTGTTAG ATGTCCCCGATGCGCCGGAGAACTTGGTACTGTCTGACCGCAAGGGCAGAAATGTGACGCTGAAATGGATCCCCGGGGACGACCACAACAGCTCAACCACAG AGTTTATTATCGAGTACGAGGAGAGCCACTGGGAACCAAGCAACTGGAAGGAGCTACTCCGAGTACCTGGGAACCGCAACTCTGCTGAGCTCAAGCTCAACGGCAATGTCGACTATTGCTTCCGAGTGTCCGCCGTGAACGCTGTGGGAACCGGGCGTCCTAGCGAGGCCACAGAGAGATACAAAACTCCTCCAGAAG ccCCTGACAGGAACCCTGAAAATATCAGAATCGAAGGTCATTTGCCACATGAAATGGATATCAAATGGGAG CCCCTGTTACCAATTGAGCACAATGGTCCCGGCTTGGAGTACAAGGTGAGTTACAGACGACAAGATGTGGAAGAAGACTGGAAGGAGAACACAGTGAAGAGACACTCATTCGTGGTGAAGAACACCCCAACTTTTGTTCCCTACGAAATAAAGATCCAAGCCAAGAATCGTCAGGGCTTTGGACCTGAGCCCAAGTTAGTGACTGGCTATTCAGGAGAGGACT ctTTCTTTTGGATTTGTCCTCAGGAGGTCACCTCAG TTCCCTCTGCTGCACCTGATGATGTAGCTGTGGAGGTGATGAACAGCTCCGTGGTCAAGGTTAGCTGGACACGAGTACACAAGGACAAGTTACATGGACATCTGGGAGGCTACAGG ATAAGTTGGTGGCGTCTGCGCAGTCTGGTGGACTCAAAGAAAAGTCCCGGAGATAAACACACGCTGGCAGTCCCCGGGGATAAGAACCACGCCACGGTACCAATTCTGACGCCCTTCTCCGAGTACAGCCTCATCGTCATGACCTTCAACGGGCGGGGCAACGGCCCAGGCAGTCATCCCGTCAACTTCAAAACCCCAGAGGGAG TCCCAGAGAAAAATCATGATTTCAGGGTCACAGATGTACAGAGGCACACTGTCTCTTTGGCCTGGGAGCCGCCGTTGGAGCCTAATGGGATTCTCATTGGCTACCTCCTTAAGTACCATCTCA TCAATGACACAGAAGAAGTGGGACCACTGCAGACAGTAGATATTAGCAGACCTGAGACCACCACGTGGATCCTGCGTGACTTGGAGCCTTTGAGTAAATACAAGTTCTACCTGTGCTCCTGTACCACGGTGGGCTGCGGGCCTGACGTCAGCGACGAGTGCACCACCACCCTGGAAACAA ctTCCATTTTGGCTCCTGCTGTTGGCCTCA gcAAGTCAGCTTCCCCCTCACCTCCAAGCACTCCAAAGTCCCCTGTGACCAAACCCACTCGTTCCACCATAG TCCCGACCCTGTTTAATGTTAGCTCTGCTGTTAGCGACAGCTCTGCAAATATCAGCTGGAGATCTGGAGGAGAGCATGCTGAGTTTTATATCACATATATGAACAACC GTGAGGGTCACTGGAAGATAACAGAGGCCTTAAACACCTCTAAGACTTTCCACATCATTGACGGCCTTGAACCTGAGACTGAGTACACTGTGCGCCTTATTCCTAACAGCCGGGTTTATAATTCTAGTATATTTGAAGATGTTATCACTACAGGTCCAACAG GTCTGGCCAGCATTCACGGAGGAATATCTACCAAGGGCTGGTTTATCGGGCTGATGTGCGCCATTGCTCTCCTCACACTCATTGTGTTGATCGCCTGCTTTGTCAACAGAAATAAAGGAGGGAAGTATTCCG taaaagaaaaagaagacctTCACCCAGACGTGGAGTCGCAGGGCATGAATGACGACACATTCTGTGAATACAG CGACAATGACGAGAAGCCACTGAAGGGCAGCCAACACTCGCTGAGCAGGGAGATCAAAGCAGTGGAAAGCGGGGACAGCCTGGTGGACTACGGCGATGAGGACGTGCAGTTCAACGAAGACGGCTCCTTTATCGGCGAGTACGCCGGGCGGAAGGAGAAGAGGGCGTCCGCTGAGATCAAAGCCACCATTCAGACCCCGGCATGA